In Melopsittacus undulatus isolate bMelUnd1 chromosome 6, bMelUnd1.mat.Z, whole genome shotgun sequence, the following proteins share a genomic window:
- the CHST2 gene encoding carbohydrate sulfotransferase 2, with translation MKVCRRKALALCLGYALLLLLAALNLLEYKWRREPRRCGEPPAAPRHRPPPPPPPPPAGSGGPAAARRQLVYVFTTWRSGSSFFGELFNQNPEVFFLYEPVWHVWQKLYPGDAVSLQGAARDMLSSLYRCDLSVFQLYSTAGAGKNLTTLGIFGAATNKVICSSPLCPAYRKEVVGMVDDRVCKKCPPQRLSRFQEECHKYRTLVIKGVRVFDLAVLAPLMRDPTLDLKVIHLVRDPRAVASSRIKSRHGLIRESLQVVRSRDPHIHRMPFLDAGHKLGGKKEGGGGSDYHALGAMEVICSSMAKTLQTALHPPDWLQGNYMVVRYEDLVVEPIKTLRQVYSFVNLAVSPEMEKFALNMTSGPGYSSKPFVVSARNATQALSAWRTALSYQQIKQVEEYCHQPMVLLGYERVGSPEEVKDLSRTLLRKPRL, from the coding sequence ATGAAAGTGTGCCGGCGGAAGGCGCTGGCGCTGTGCCTGGGCTACGCgctcctgctgctcctcgcTGCCCTCAACCTGCTGGAATACAAGTGGCGGCGGGAGCCGCGGCGCTGCGGGGAGCCCCCGGCCGCCCCTCGCCACCGTCCCCCGCCGCCAcctccgccgccgccggccGGGAGTGGCGGTCCGGCGGCTGCCCGGCGTCAGCTGGTCTATGTCTTCACTACCTGGCGCTCGGGATCGTCCTTCTTCGGGGAGCTCTTCAACCAGAACCCCGAGGTTTTCTTCCTCTACGAACCGGTGTGGCACGTCTGGCAGAAGCTGTACCCTGGGGACGCCGTCTCTCTGCAAGGGGCAGCCCGCGACATGCTGAGCTCCCTGTACCGCTGCGACCTCTCCGTCTTCCAGCTCTACAGCACGGCTGGCGCCGGCAAGAACCTCACTACGCTAGGCATCTTCGGGGCGGCCACCAACAAGGTCATCTGCTCCTCGCCCCTCTGCCCGGCCTACCGCAAGGAGGTGGTGGGCATGGTGGATGACCGGGTGTGCAAGAAGTGTCCCCCGCAGCGCCTCAGCCGCTTCCAGGAGGAATGCCACAAGTATCGCACGCTGGTCATCAAAGGTGTCCGTGTCTTTGACTTGGCTGTCCTCGCCCCGCTCATGCGGGACCCGACCCTGGACCTCAAAGTCATCCATCTAGTGCGGGACCCCCGGGCTGTCGCCAGCTCTCGCATCAAGTCCCGTCACGGCCTCATCCGGGAGAGCCTGCAGGTGGTGAGGAGCCGGGACCCCCACATCCACCGCATGCCCTTCCTTGATGCTGGCCACAAGCTGGGCGGGAAGAAGGAGGGGGGTGGTGGCTCGGACTACCATGCCCTGGGTGCCATGGAGGTCATCTGCAGTAGCATGGCCAAGACCCTGCAGACTGCTCTGCACCCCCCTGACTGGCTCCAGGGGAACTATATGGTTGTGCGCTATGAGGACCTAGTGGTGGAGCCCATCAAGACCCTGCGGCAGGTGTACAGCTTTGTCAACCTGGCAGTCAGCCCAGAGATGGAAAAGTTTGCCCTCAACATGACCAGTGGCCCCGGCTACTCCTCCAAGCCCTTCGTTGTGTCGGCCAGGAACGCCACACAGGCGCTGAGCGCCTGGAGAACTGCACTCAGCTACCAGCAGATCAAGCAAGTTGAGGAGTACTGCCACCAGCCCATGGTCCTGCTGGGCTATGAGAGGGTTGGCAGTCCTGAAGAGGTGAAGGACCTCAGCAGAACACTGCTCAGGAAGCCACGGTTGTGA